The DNA sequence AGTTCCTTGTTGGTTACTCGCAAAACTTAACCGATGACACCAACATCTCTGTAACTTATACCAACCGTAAAACGCGTGACATTCTTGAAGATTACGATTTAGGTGTATATGCAGAGGGTGGTCAATTAGACGGTTCGTCTTTAGCGTTACCATTATCTTACTTTGGTTATACAGAAAACCCTGGTTCTAACTACGTACTTGCGACGTTAGAAGGTGGTAAACGTGATTACCAAGGCGTAGAAGTTACCTTTAAGAAACTACGTACAGACAACTGGAATATGTTGGCATCTTATACCTACAATGATGCAGAAGGTAACACCAACTCTGACGGTAATGCTGACCTTCAAGGTGACTTCTATTACCTAGATCCTCGTGCACCAAACATGTACGCGAAGCAACCGGGTAACGTTGATCACCAATTCAAAATCTTAGGTACATATTACTTCGACAATGGTTTTGAATTAGGTGCGGTGTACAACTGGAACTCAGGTACAGCTTATAACCGTGCGACTAACGTGTATGGCCGTTTGTTGCCATTACGTGAAGAGTCTACTTATGACTTTGGTGGGTTTGAAGGTCGTTGGATTGCACCTGGCAATACTGCGAGTCAAGAAACACCAGCATACGGTACATTAGACATTCGAGTTAAGTACAAGCATGACTTTGGTGGCTACCAAGCTGAATTCTTCCTAGACGTATTTAACGTCTTAGATGACCAAGCGGTTGTTGAAGAAGAGCAATTGGTTGCAGGTAGCGGTACTTACGAGTTTGGCGAAGCAAAAGATTGGGTTGCACCACGTCGTCTATACCTAGGCGCGAAGGTCCTGTTCTAATCAAAAAAGCGATTCTCCCTGAAAGTAAGGCGGCCGTAATGGCCGCTTTTTTTTTACTCAACAGAACAATTAAAACCGCCAAACGCCCAATAATTGCACAGCGTTCTCGTCAACATCAGTACCGAGTTTATTGTTCCAGTATTGGTATTCTATGCCCGCAAAAAGGCGATTGGGGGCTTGAGATAGAGCCTTACCCACATCCCAACGAACTTGAACTTGAGCTAAAACCCAGCTTTTGGTTTCGCGGTTGGTGATTTCTGTTTTTCGACGGTTGATGTATTCGGCGTGGCCATCTATATAAAATTGTTGTTGCTGAATGGCAACTGGATAGCTCCACGACACATCGACTATCCAAGAGTTTTCTTCTTTTGGCGCGCCACCGTTTGCAATACCTTCGTTGTCATCTATGTAGCCGGCTATTAAAACGTTTAAAAAGTTAAACCCTTCAACATTAAGGCCAAGCTGGACTCCAGGCAGGTATTTGAGAATGTCAGACTCTGGTGCCGCGTTTATACCCATAACCAATCGAATATCGGACAATAAACCATTGTAGCTGACGTCGAATACCTGCTTGGTACTGAGGGTTGGATACCACTCTAAATACAATGAATCACTATTATTAACACTACTGTAGTCGACGAAAAAGAAATTAGTGCCGAAGTCCCAGCCACTTGAATGTTGAAAAGTCAAAATCGTGGTATCTGCACTTGAATTCGGCACCGAATCGAATGGCTGATCTAGTTTGCCGTACTGGACATGAAGCTCAGTGGTGCTCCAATTTGCAGCGTGACTAGACATTGATATAAGAGTGGCGAACATAACTACAAGCGCTGCTGCGCTTTTGATATAGGCAGGTTTCATAGGAGCTTTATCCAAACAATTTAAGTGAGTAAAGCTTAGCAGGGGATTGATAAATTTGAAAAAATACAAAACAGCGCAATGGTTCAATTACGATTGCGCTGTCTTTTAAACACTAGCTATCAATTACTTAGCAAGCGATAAAATATCTCTGGTTTTGGCCAGATCGATGTCGCCATGCTCACCAAGTTTCGTCATGCCATTTTTGTCTAAATTATCAATAATACGGTCGATCGCTTGGTCAAGCGTATCGCCCTGTAAATCGTAATCAGACATCTTAGTTTTAACCCCCATACCTTCAAAAAACTGAGTTACAGCGAAAATCGTTTCACGTATCGCTTGCTGCTCAGTGGCTCCGGTGAAAGTTAAGCCAAACACGCGGCGACCTAGTTGGAGGATTTTTTCTTTTTTCTGTTCTTGTTGAACTTGCATTAACGCCGGTAAAACAATGGCTAAGGTCTGAGCGTGATCTAGGTTATAAAGTGCAGTAAGTTCGTGACCAATCATATGGGTTGCCCAGTCTTGTGGTACACCACGACCGATTAGACCATTAAGCGCCATCGTCGCAGACCACATGATGTTAGCACGGACGTCGTAATCTTCTGGGTTGGCTAAGCCTTTAGGACCCTCTTCGATTAAAGTCTGTAAAATACCTTCAGCAAAACGGTCCTGTATCGGAGCATTCACAGGGTAAGTTAAATATTGCTCGATGACATGTACAAAGGCATCAACAACGCCGTTGCTGATCTGTTTTTTCGGTAATGAAAAAGTATATTCAGGATCTAAGACCGCAAACTGAGGCTGGACAGTCTCAGATGAGAAGCCTAACTTTTGAGAAGTCGCTTTTTTGGTGACAACCGAATTACCATTACTTTCCGAGCCCGTCGCTGGCAGTGTTAACACAGCACCAATTGGCAAAGGATCATAAAATGACGCACCCTTGGCCAGAATATCCCACGGCTCGCCATCGAAATTGACCGCGGCTGCGACAAACTTTGCACCATCAATAACACTTCCGCCGCCTACTGCCAGAATAAAATTAACGCTTTTTTCTCTTGCCAACTCGACGGCTTCGATCAGTGTTTCGTAAGAGGGGTTAGGCTCTACACCACTAAATTCAGTAACTTCATTACCATTAAGAGCGGTTAAAACTTGATCGTAAATGCCATTTTTTTTGATTGAACCACCACCGTACAACAACAAAACTCTAGCATCGTCCGGCAGCCTGTCAGAGACCTTCTTGATTTGACCTTTACCAAAAAGAATTTCGGTTTGATTTTTGAATGTGAAATTGAGCATAACGTCGCCTTGTGTTTGTTGTGGAGAGTAGAAATCTCGAATGAGCTAAATCAATGGGGACACAGAGTTTAATTTCAATGATGCGATCGATATTCGTCGATGAATGAGCGCGCTGGTAAGTTGATTCATCTTATCGCTGTTGAACGGTTGTACAAAAAATGTCTAAATTCTGATTGATTTTAAATCACACAACCTATGTTAAATTTTTGTACAGCCTTTCAGGGAGCGAACAATGCGAACCTTGTTTTCGAATACCATGCTGGTTATTTTGCTGGTGGTCAGTACGTTGGCCAATGCAACAGAAAAAGCTAATCCAAGAGCGGATTACATCCGTGCTAATTACACTAAATACGAATACCAAATTCCAATGCGAGATGGCGTTAAGCTATTTACCTCGGTTTATATTCCAAATGACGACTCTAAGTCGTATCCAATGATGTTTCAGCGTACGCCATACCGTGTTGCACCTTATGGTGCGAGCAACTACAAACGAGCTTTAGGGCCAAGTGAGTCATTTGAAAAAGATGGTTTTATTTTTGTTTTTCAGGATGTCCGCGGCAAGTTTATGTCGGAAGGTGAGTTTGTAAATATGCGTCCACAGGATGCGTACAAACGAGGCAAAAAGGCAACCGATGACGCGACGGATACCTACGACACTATTGATTGGTTAGTAAAAAATATTCCAAACAACAATGGTAAAGTGGGTATGTGGGGCACTTCATATCCTGGTTATTACACGTCGGTCGGCTCTATCAATGCTCACCCTGCACTGAAGGCGATTTCACCACAAGCGCCTATTGCTGACTGGTTTTTTGATGATTTTCATCGCAATGGCGCATTTGTGATCCCAATGGCGTTTATCTTTTTTGATACCTTCGACAAACAACGAGATGATACGCATGCGGCTTGGCCAAAGGGTATGGATTCGGTAACTCCGGATGGTTATCAATTTTTTAAAGAACTTGGCCCTTTAACTAACGTTAACAAAAACTATTTTAAAGGTACTCGACCGTTTTGGAATGAAGTGATTGCTCACCCA is a window from the Psychrosphaera ytuae genome containing:
- a CDS encoding iron-containing alcohol dehydrogenase yields the protein MLNFTFKNQTEILFGKGQIKKVSDRLPDDARVLLLYGGGSIKKNGIYDQVLTALNGNEVTEFSGVEPNPSYETLIEAVELAREKSVNFILAVGGGSVIDGAKFVAAAVNFDGEPWDILAKGASFYDPLPIGAVLTLPATGSESNGNSVVTKKATSQKLGFSSETVQPQFAVLDPEYTFSLPKKQISNGVVDAFVHVIEQYLTYPVNAPIQDRFAEGILQTLIEEGPKGLANPEDYDVRANIMWSATMALNGLIGRGVPQDWATHMIGHELTALYNLDHAQTLAIVLPALMQVQQEQKKEKILQLGRRVFGLTFTGATEQQAIRETIFAVTQFFEGMGVKTKMSDYDLQGDTLDQAIDRIIDNLDKNGMTKLGEHGDIDLAKTRDILSLAK